The Pseudooceanicola aestuarii genomic sequence TTCGAAGAGGCATGGGACGGGCCGCTGTCGGGGGTGGTGGTCACGCGCTATGGATATGCCGTGCCCTGTCGTCAGCTTCAGGTGATCGAGGCGGCGCATCCCGTCCCCGACGCCGCAGGGCAGGCCGCCACGCGCCAGGTGCTGGAGGCGGTTCAGGGGTTGGGCCCGGACGATCTGGTGGTGGCGCTGATCACCGGCGGCGGCTCGGCCCTGTTGGCGGCGCCCCCTGCCGGACTGACGCTGGAGGACGAGATCGCGTTGAACCGGGCGCTGCTGGCCTCGGGCGCGCCGATCGGGGCGATGAACGCGCTGCGCAAGCAGGTCAGCGCGGTCAAGGGCGGGCGCCTGGCGGCGGCGGCGCATCCGGCACGGGTGGTGACGCTGGTGGTCTCCGACGTGCCCGGCGATGACCCGGCAGAGGTCGCATCGGGCCCCACGGTGCCGGGTCCGGCCGATCGGGCCACGGCCCGCGCGGTGCTGCGCGACTGGCGGATCAGCCTGCCGGAGGCGGTGCAGCGGCACCTGGATCAGGCGCCGGAGGATGCGCCGCGTCCGGGCGATCCCGCCTTTGCCCGGGACGAGGTGCGGGTCATCGCCTCTGCCGCCCGTTCGCTTGAAGCCGCTGCCGCCCTGGCCGAGGCGGAGGGCATCCCCGCCCGCATCCTGTCCGACGCGATGGAGGGCGAGGCCCGCGATGTCGCCCGCGTCCATGCCGCCATCGCGAGGGAGATCGCGGGGCGTGACCGGCCCTTTGCGAAACCGGTGCTGCTGTTGTCGGGAGGGGAAACGACGGTGACCCTGCGCGGCCAGGGCGGGCGCGGCGGGCGCAACAGCGAATTCCTGCTCGCCTTCGCCGCCGAGATCGAGGGACAGGCTGGGATCGCCGCGCTGGCTGCCGATACCGATGGGATCGACGGGTCCGAGGATAACGCCGGTGCCTTTGCCGACGGGGCCACCGTGGCGGGGATGCGCGCCGCCGGGGTGGACCCCGCCGAGGCGCTATCGCGCAATGACGCCTGGAGCGCCTTTGACGCGGTGGGGGGGCTGTTCGTGCCCGGCCCCACCGGCACCAATGTCAACGATTTCCGCGCCATCCTGATCCGCTAGGCAAGGTGGCCATCGGCGCATCGGCGCATCAGCGCATCGGGCAGGGCGCGGGGCAGCAAGGCCGGGCGCCCCGCAGGGCGGCATCGTCGGGCCGGTCAGCCGGCCAGGCAGTCGTTCAGCGCCTGCGCCATGTTGCGCATCAGCTCCGGGTAGAGGTCGGCGCCGGTTGTCAGGCCCTGGCCCAGCGGGTCCAGAACGCCGGTTTCCAGCTTCAGGTCGTGGGCCAGCCTGTCGGCCTGGCGGCGGCTCAGTTGCGGTTCGGTGAACAGGCAGGTGACGCCGTGGTTGGCGATGGCGTCGCGCAGGGCGGCGATGCGCGCCGGTCCGGCCTCGGTCCCGTCGGCATGGGAGAGCGACCCTTCGGCGGGCAGGTCATAGCGGGTTTCCAGGTATTGGTAGGCGTCGTGCAGCGTGACGTAGCCGCCCGGCAGATCGGTCAGCAGCGGCGCGAGCTCGGCCGCCAGCCGGGAGAGGGTGTCGACGTAGCCTTCGGCATTCACACGGTATGTTTCGGCGTTCTCCGGGTCCGCCTGTGCCAGGGCCTCGGCGATGGCGCGGGTCCAGGTGACGGCGTTGTCTGGGTTCAGCCAGGCATGGGGGTCCGTGCCGTCATGAGCATGGGCGTGGTCGCCGTGGCCATGGTCATCATGTCGGTGGTCGCCATGATCGTCGTGCCCGTGGTCGTCATGCCCATGGTCCCCATGATCGTCCTCATGGTCGCTGTGATCATGGCCGTCGTGATCGTCATGGTCGCTGTGGTCAGCGTGCCCCTCGTGATCATCGTGCCCATGATCATCGTGCCCATGCGCGTCGTGGTCCCCATGATCATCCTCGTCTTTCGCCGGGGCGAACAGGATGCCCTTGCGCACTTCGAGGGTCTGCGTGCCCGGCACTTCCAGCAGGGGCAGGGAGACGCCGCCGCCGAGGTTCTCCAGCGCCTCGGCCAGCCAGGGCGTCTGCTCGGGCCCGACCCGGATGACCAGCCCTGCCCCGGCCAGGGCGCGGGCTTGCGACGGGCGCAGGTTTACCGCGTGCGGCGAGGTCGCGCTGTCGATCAGCAGGGACGGCTGACCCAGGTCGCCCATGACGGCGCTGGTCAGAGCGTGGATCGGCGGGATGTCGGTGACGATCGCGGGCACATCGGCACGAACCGGAGCGGCGGCAAGCGCGGCGATGGCCCGCGTGGACCGCATGGTTTGCAGGCCCACGACCATGGGCATGACCACGCTCGGTGCATCAGCGACGTGCTGTCCAGCGCTGAGGCGGAGTGCAAGGCGCGCGGGCTGCAAAGCACGCCGGTGCGCCGCAGGACGCTGGAAATCCTGCTGGAGGCCCATGCCGCTATGGGCGCCTATGACGTACTGGCCCGGCTGGTCGCCGATGGCCTGGGCTCCAAGCCGCCCGTGGCTTACCGCGCGCCTGGCTTTCTGGTCGACAACGGCTTTGCGCACCGGGTGGAGCGGCTGAACGCCTTTGTCGCCTGCGCGGTGCCGGGGCAGACCCATGATCCGGTGATCCTGATCTGTCGCGGCTGCGGCATCGTGGCGGAAACCCAGGCGAGGCCTCTGGATACGGCCTCGGGCGGCTTTCAGGTGGAATCCACCGTGGTGGAGGCCGAGGGCCTGTGCCCGGCCTGTCAGGATTCCGCCGCATGCTGATCGAGGCGCGCGGCGTCAGCGCAGGCTATGCGGGTGGCGGGGGAACGGTGCTGCGCGGAGTGGATTTCGGCATCTCCGCCGGCGAGATCGTGACCATCGTCGGCCCCAACGGATCGGGCAAGTCGACCCTGGTCAAGGGGATGGTGGGCGCGCTGAAACCCCAGGTTGGGCAGGTGCGCCGCCGTCCGGGGCGGTGCATCGGCTATGTGCCGCAAAAGCTGCACCTGGATTCCTCTCTGCCGATGTCGGTCGCGCGGTTCCTGTCCCTGCCGCGCAGGCGGTCGGCGGAACGCATCGCCACCGCGACGCCCGAGCGCATGGCGGGCATCGCCGCGCTGGTCGGGCTGGCTTCGGCCTTGGGGGGGCTGGCGCTGTCCTGGCACCTGGACAGCCCTGCTGGCCCCACGATCATTGTCGCGGCCGCCGGGTTCTATGCCCTGACCCGTCTGCGCGGTTAGGGCGGGACAGGGACGCCACGACCGGGCGCCGTCGGCGGGGCCGCTCAGGTCAGCAACATGCGCAGGCCCTGCGTCACGTCGGACCGCACGGCCAGGCGCAGGCCGGGTTCGTCCCCGGCCTTCAGCGCGGCAATGATCAGACGGTGGTATTGCGGCGCCTCGCGGCGGCGCATCCGGCCGTAAAGCTTGCGCATCGTCGGGCCCAGTTGCAGCCAGACGGTTTCCGCCATGGCCAGCATCGCGGGCGCCTGGGCGCGCAGGTACAGCGTGCGGTGAAACTCAAGATTGGCGCGGATATAGCCGGACCCGTCCTGCTGTTCGACCATGTGCGAGATCAGGGTGTTGATCGCCTGCAATCGGTCGATCAGGGCGATATGGGCACGAGGCAGCGCGCGGGAGGCCAGCTCCACCTCGATCAGGGCGCGCAGGGCGGCCAGTTCCTCGATCCGGTCGTTGGACAGGTCGGGCGTGGCGACTCGCCCCGAGGCGGACAGCGACAGGGCCCCCTCGGCCACCAGCCGGCGCACCGCCTCCCGCGCGGGGGTCATGGAGACGCCGTAATCCTTGCCGATGCCGCGCAGGGTCAGGGATTGGCCCGGCGGTATCTCGCCATGCATGATCCGGGTGCGCAGGCCGCGATAGACGCGGTCATGCGCCGAAGGAGAGGGATCTGGGCGGGTCTGGATCAGCATGATGCGACTGTGATCACAAATCGGCCGCCGTCAAGAGGGCCCGGCCCGCTTTCGGCAATCCTGACCGGGCTCAGGCCTCGAACCGGTAGCGATGCAGGCCGGTGCCGTGCTGGCGCAACCACAGGCGCTGCGGCTGCCAATCGCCATATAGCGCCGTGACATGCGCCCAGAAGGCCGGCGAATGGTTCATCTCCGCCAGATGGGCGACCTCGTGGGCGGCGACGTAATCCAGCACCTCCGGCGGGGCCATGATCAGCCGCCAGGAGAACATCAGCCGCCCGTCCATCGTGCACGATCCCCAGCGGGACCGCGTGTCGCGCAGCGTCAGCCGCGTGTAGGGGCGGCCCAGGCGGGCTGCGTGGCGGTCGGCGGCAGCGGCCAGCCGGTCCCGCGCCATGGTCTTCAGCCAGGCCGCCAGCCGGGCGGGCAGGCGGTCGGAGGGGCCGGGAACCTCCAGGCGGTCGGGCAGCAGGCGCAGGCGACGGCCCTGGGTGGGGACGATCAGGCGGGGCTGCCCCTCCACCGGCAGCAGCAGCCCGGCGACGACAGGCGCCACCTCGGCCACGCCGGCGCTGTGGCGGCGCAGCCAGGGTTCCTTCTCTCGGGCGAAGGCCAGTCCTTGCGCCGCGCTGGCGCCGCGCGGCAGGGTCAGCGTAATCCGCCCGTCCAGCGCCGAGACACGCAGTGTCATCCGCCGGGCGCGGGCGGAATGGCGCAGATTTATGCCCAGCGGAGGGTTGCCGGGCAGGGTGACCTCACCCATATGTCCGCCGGGCCGCAGGGCCTGTCGTATCTGCCGTCATCGCGCTGGACGTCCCTTCCGTTTGTCGCCCGTGGTCGGGCCATGCGGTCCGGGGCCGCCGGAAAAGCCTTTGACACCCCCTGACCGTTATGGCAGGTGGCGCGGATCATGGACAAGAGTGGTTAGCCGAAAGGGATCCCTATGCCCAAGGAAGAATGGGGCGTGAAGCGCGTCTGTCCGACGACGGGCAAGCGGTTCTACGACCTCAACAAGAATCCGGTCGTCAGCCCCTATACCGGGGATATCGTCGAAGTCGCCTCCGGCAAGAGCCGGATGATCGCGGCCGACGCTGAAGATGCGGAGACCAAGAAGGCAAACGCCAAGACGGCGGAGCCCGAGGACAACGACGACGACGATGTCGATGTCGACCTGGGCGATGACGTCCTGGACGAGGATGAAGATGACGATAACGTCTCTCTGGACGATATCGCCGACATGTCGTCGAACGAGGACGACAGCTGACGTCGGGACTGTTCGGTGCGGGTGTGATTTTTTCGCTTGATCCCGCCCCGAGCATTGCATAAGTAGCGGCGCACGGGGCCAAGCGGCCCCAGCCGGATGGGGCCTTAGCTCAGTTGGGAGAGCGCTTGCATGGCATGCAAGAGGTCAGGGGTTCGACTCCCCTAGGCTCCACCATCCCCTCCATTTGAAAATCTGCACGGTCAACCCGGTTCGTGCTTGCGGTTGCGTCTTTTGCGGGTGATCTGCGCGCGCAAGTGTCGTCAAGACGGGGCTGCCGGGATTTGTCCCTGTCGCAGAATTCCGCGCCGCCGCGCAGGCCGGGGCGTCTTCGGGCTTGCTCTCTCCCCGGGGTCTTGCATTGTGGCTGGCGTCATACTTTCGGAGCGCCGGGGATGAGTGTTGAATTCCTTCTGACATCGGTTGTGGTCGTCCTGCTGCCTGGAACGGGGGTGATCTACACCCTGGCCATCGGCCTGGAGCGCGGGTTCAGGGCCAGTATCGCCGCGGCCCTGGGTTGTACCCTGGGGAGCCTGCCGGCGGCCTTGGCCAGCATTGTCGGGCTGGCGGCGCTGCTTCATACCAGCGCGCTGGCCTTTCAGGTGATCAAGGCGCTTGGCGTCGCCTACCTGTTCTACATGGCTTGGAAGACGCTGCGGGACGACACGGCCATCGACCTGTCCGCAAGCGGGGAGCGAAGCGGCTATTTGCGGATCGCCGCGACGGGGGCGTTGCTGAATGTTCTGAACCCCAAGCTGTCGCTGTTCTTCCTGGCGTTTCTGCCGCAATTCGTCTCCGCCACGGCGGCAAATGCGGCCGCCGCCCTGGTGGGGCTGGCGATCGTCTTCATGGCGATGACGTTCGCGGTGTTCGTCCTCTACGGAGGATGCGCGGCCTATGCGCGCGATTATGTGATCCGGCGTCCGCGGGTGGTGACATGGATCCGGCGCTGCTTTGCCGGAACCTTCGGTGTTCTGGGGGCAAAGCTTGCTGTCACGACTTGAGGCGCGGGACAGGGCGGCTGCGGCTCGGTCGCGGTTTCAGTAGGGATCTTTCACGCCACGATCGTCGGACAGCGACGGACGTGCGTGGCAGAGACGCTCGATGGCATCGGCGACGTGGATGTCGGCGATGGCCTTGTCCCCGGCTTCCAGGCGAACCCGGTGGGCTTCCATCAGCACATCGGTGTGGGTGGTGCCGGTGGGCGGTTCAAACCGGTAAGCGGCCAGTTCGATCAGCATCCCCAGCGGATCCTTGAAATAGATCGAGTTCATGAACCCCCGGTCTTTTTCCCCCGAATGGGGAATGCCGCGCGCGTCCAGCCGGGCCTTGCACTGGGCATAGGTGGACTGGCTGAGGGAAAAGGCGATGTGATGTACGCATCCCGGATCCGTCGGGCTTCGCGCGGGATCGGGGCGGCGCCCCTCGTTGGTGAAGATGGTGATCAGCCGCCCGTCACCGGGGTCGAAATAGAGGTGCCCCTCTTCCGGGTTGTCGAGGTTGGGCTGTTCGAACACGAAGGGCATTCCCAGCACACCCTCCCAGAAGTCGATGGAGGTCTGGCGGTCCGCCCCCATGAGGGTGATGTGGTGCAATCCCTGAACCTGAAGTTTGCGCATTGTGAACTCCTCTTGCTGCTGGGCCAAAGAATAGGCGAAGCAGCGGTCAGGTCATCAGAAGTTTGCGCAGGGAGCCTGTGCGCGACGGCGCAGCCGGTGGGCTGGGGGTCAGGCCGCCAGCCCCTTGGTTCCCATGTCGAGGAACTTCTGCCGCCGGTCCTTGATCAGCGACTTGCCGGACTTCCCGGACAATTCGGCCAGCATGGCGGTGATCGCCTTGCCCACGGCGGCGATGGTGGCATCGCGGTCGCGATGGGCGCCGCCCATGGGTTCGGGAATGATCCGGTCGATCACTTTCAACTGGTGCAGATCCTGGGCCGTGACGCGCATGGCCTCTGCGGCCTCCCGCATCTTTTCGGCATCCTTCCACAGGATGGAAGCGCAGCCCTCCGGCGTGATCACCGAATAGACTGAATGTTCCAGCATCGCGACCCGGTTCGCGGAGGCAAAGGCCACCGCGCCGCCCGATCCGCCCTCGCCCACGATGACGGAGATCAGCGGCACGCCGATGGCCAGGCATGTTTCGGTGGAGCGGGCGATCGCCTCGGACTGGCCGCGTTCCTCCGCGCCCTTGCCGGGATAGGCGCCGGGCGTATCGACCAGCGTCACCACCGGCAGGCCGAACTTGTCCGCCAGCTCCATCAGGCGGATCGCCTTGCGGTACCCTTCGGGGCGGGCCATGCCGAAATTATGCTCGATCCGGGATTTGGTGTCATTGCCCTTTTCCTGGCCGATCACCATCACCGGCTGATCGCCCAGCCGCGCCAGCCCGCCCATCACGGCGTGATCGTCGGCAAAGTTCCGGTCGCCGGCCAGGGGGGTGTACTCGGTGAACAGCGCGGAGATGTAATCGCGGCAATGGGGGCGGTCGGGATGCCGCGCGACCTGGCATTTGCGCCACGCGGTCAGATCGCCGTACAGGTCGCCCAGCATGGTGCGGGCCTTGGCATCCAGCGCAGCGGCCTCCTGTTCGATATCCATTTCCTCGTTCTGGCGGGCCATGGCGCGCAGCTCTTCGGCCTTGCCTTCAATCTCGGCCAGGGGCCGTTCGAAATCGAGGTAATTGGTCATGCGGGGCTCCCGTATCGTCTGGGCGTTATATGACGATGGGGCGCGCCGGATGCAACTGTGCAAGTCCGGGGCGGGCCGGGCGCCGCCGGTCGGGGTGACCCGTCAATGCAGCAGCACCGGGTATAGCGAGGCCACCAGAAGCCCCGCCATCGTCCAGTTGAAGATCGTCAGCCGTCGGGGCGAGGTCAGCAGCCGCCGCATCTGCTGGCCCAGGATGGTCCAGGTGCTGACCGACGGCAGGTTCACCAGCCCGAAGACCGCCGCGACCACCAGAATCGCCCATGCGCTTCGGTCGGGGGCGTAGACGGCGATGGCGGTCAGGGCCATGGTCCAGGCCTTGGGGTTCACCCATTGGAACGCCGCCGCCTGCAAGAAGGTCATCGGGCGGCGCGAGGGATCCGGCCGCCCGGCCTGCGGCGGGGCGGCATGGGCGATCTTCCACGCGAGGTAGAGCAGGTAAATCACGCTGGCGACGGTCAGGATGGTATGGGTGATCGGCACGGCGTCGAAGATGTGGATCAGCCCCAGCCCGACCAGCGCGATCATGAAGGCAAAGCCCAGCCCGATCCCCAGCATGTGCGGGATCGTCCGGCGGAACCCGAAGTTCGCGCCCGAGGCCATCAGCATCAGGTTGTTCGGCCCCGGCGTGATGGAGGACACGAAGGCAAAGGCCACGAGGGCAACAAGGATCTGGGCGGACATTGACGGGCTTTCGGACAGGTTCGCGCAACATTACCCCTTTATCAGCCCGAATGCGGTTGTGAACTTGCCGAAAATTCGCAAAACTTCGCAAGGAATGGCGAAGATGGACCAGATAAACCGCAGTATATTGCGAGAGCTGTCGCGCGATGGGCGCGTCTCCAACATGGATCTGGCGGATCGGGTGGGGCTGTCGCCCTCAGCCTGCCTGCGCCGGGTACAGGAGCTGGAGCGCACGGGCGTGATCAAGGGCTATCGCGCGGTGCTGGACCCGGCCGCCGTGGGGGTGGGCTTTGTGGCTTATGTCACCGTTGGGCTGAACGAACACACCAAATCCGCGCAGGAGGCGTTCGAGCGGGCGATCTCGACCGCCCCCGAGGTGCGCGAATGCCACAATATCACCGGCGCCGTGGAATACATCCTGCGGGTGGAGGCGGCGGACCTGGCCGCCTACAAGGCGTTTCACACCGATGTCCTGGGCACTTTGCCGCAGGTCAGCGCCATTACCTCTTACGTGGTGATGGGATCGCCGCGCGACGACCGGGCATAGGGTGGAGCGCGCCGCGGAATGGCGGCGGGTACCCACCCCGCGCCAGTCGCCTACCGGCAATAAGCGGCCTGTTCGCGCAGGGCGGGGCCCGCGCCGGTCAGGTCCAGGGGGATTTTCTGCCCGCCGACCGCCAACCTGCGGCCCTGTCCCAGCTGATCCAGAAAGCCGTCCCGCGCGTTGGCATCGGCAAAGTCCAGGCGATAGCCATGCACGCTGCCCTGGGCAAAGCTGGCATCCTGTGTGTCGCCAGTATAGGCGGCGTTGGCCTCCACCGCGGTGTCGTCGACCAGCATCTTGATCCGGGCGTTTTTCGGCAGCTGCTTCGCGAAACCCAGCCGGACAGAGCGGTCTCCGTCCTCGCATCGGATGGAGAAATATTCCCCGGCCCGTGCGCGATCCTCGGTCAGGTACATCAGCAGACCGTTCTGGGCAGGATCCTTGGACTGGACCCATTGGCCTGCAAAGACCTTGATCACCTCGTTCTCGACAACCTCCTGCGCCATGGCGGGCGCGGCAAGGCAGGTCAGGACGATGGCGGCGGCGAAGGTGCGCATGGAAATCTCCCGTGTCGTGGCAGAGGAGAGAGTAGGCGACCCGCCGGAATTGCCAACCCTCGGGTGATCACTTTCCGGCGGGGTGGGGCGAGCAGGGGCAGCGAGGTGGGGCGAGCAGGGGCAAAGGCAAAGCGAATCCGGGCCGGGCGCACCGGTCCCGGCCCGAATGCCGTCCGATCACTGCTGCGCAGCGATCAGTTCGGCTTGTTTCACGATCACTTCCGCCTGTTTGATCGAGGCGATATCGACCAGCCGACCCTTGTAGACCACGGCGCCCGCGCCGGTCCGCTGCGCCTCTTCCATGGCGGCGAGAATCTCCCGCGCTTCCGTCACCTTGGCCTCGGGTGGGGTGAAAACCTCGTTCGCCAGTTCGATCTGCTTGGGGTGGATGGCCCATTTGCCCACCATGCCCAACGTGGCCGACCGCAGCGCCTGCGCACGGAATCCGTCGGGGTCCGAGAAGTCGCCAAAAGGCCCGTCCACGGGCAGCAGCCCATGGGTGCGGCAGGCCGCAACGATGGCGGTCTGCGCCCAATGCCAGGGATCGGACCAGTATTTCTGGCCATCGCGCAGCATGTAGTAATCTTCCTGCGTGCCGCCGATCCCGGTGGTCTGCATCCCCATGGAGGCGGCGAAATCCGCGGCGCCCAGGCTCATCGCCTGCAAACGCGGAGAGGCGGCGGCGATCTCTTCCACATGGGCGATGCCGGCGGCGGATTCGATGATGACCTCCAGCCCGACGGGTTTGGTCCGGCCCATGGCGCGCTCCACCGCCGTGACCAGTGCATCGACAGCATAGATATCGGCGGCGCAGCCGACCTTGGGGATCATGATCAGGTCCAGCCGGTCGCCCGCGTTTTCCAGCAGATCCACCACGTCGCGATACCAATAGGGCGTGTCCAGCCCGTTGATCCGCACCGACAGCGTCTTGTTGCCCCAATCGACCTCGTTGATCGCGGCAATGGCGTTCTGGCGCGCCTGCGGCTTGTCATCGGGTGCGACAGCATCTTCGAGATCCAGGTTGATCACGTCGGCCGCAGAGGCGGCCATTTTCGGGAACAGCTTGGTATTGGACGCCGGGCCGAACAGCTGACACCGATTCGGGCGCGCCACGGGCTGGGGCTGGATGCGGAAGGACATATCGGCACCTTTCGACAGGTAAGGAAGTTTCGAATTTTCTAGTCCTTGGGTTATGAAATTGCGCGCGATGGTGCAAGCCGATTTTGCAGCGCAGCAAAGTGGCGGTGCCCGCTCCGGCTGCCCCCAAAAGCGGTGCCGGGCTTGCACCTTCGCTGCAATCCTCCGAAAGTCCCCGCAGACCCGACCCGGTGCCCTGTCCCGTGTCGGGACGACCGACAATTCCAGAGGTACGCCATGATCGAGACCCCATATCTGCTGTTCCTGGGCGACGCGCCCGATCCCCTGGCCGCCAAGGTTGCCCAGGGCATCCGCGACTGGCGCCCCGACAATGCCGTCGGCCAATTCCGGATGGAGGGCTGCAAGGCGGATATGAAACTGCCGGACATGACCCTGGAAGAGGCCCGCGCCGCCGGCGCCAAGACGCTGGTGATCGGCGTGGCGAACCGGGGTGGCGTGATCTCCCCAGCCTGGAAGGAAGTGTTGATCGCCGCGCTGGAGGCCGGGTTCGATATCGCCTCGGGCCTGCACAACCTGCTGCGTGACGAGGCCGACCTGGTCGCCGCCGCCCGCG encodes the following:
- a CDS encoding L-malyl-CoA/beta-methylmalyl-CoA lyase, whose product is MSFRIQPQPVARPNRCQLFGPASNTKLFPKMAASAADVINLDLEDAVAPDDKPQARQNAIAAINEVDWGNKTLSVRINGLDTPYWYRDVVDLLENAGDRLDLIMIPKVGCAADIYAVDALVTAVERAMGRTKPVGLEVIIESAAGIAHVEEIAAASPRLQAMSLGAADFAASMGMQTTGIGGTQEDYYMLRDGQKYWSDPWHWAQTAIVAACRTHGLLPVDGPFGDFSDPDGFRAQALRSATLGMVGKWAIHPKQIELANEVFTPPEAKVTEAREILAAMEEAQRTGAGAVVYKGRLVDIASIKQAEVIVKQAELIAAQQ
- a CDS encoding zinc ABC transporter substrate-binding protein is translated as MPMVVGLQTMRSTRAIAALAAAPVRADVPAIVTDIPPIHALTSAVMGDLGQPSLLIDSATSPHAVNLRPSQARALAGAGLVIRVGPEQTPWLAEALENLGGGVSLPLLEVPGTQTLEVRKGILFAPAKDEDDHGDHDAHGHDDHGHDDHEGHADHSDHDDHDGHDHSDHEDDHGDHGHDDHGHDDHGDHRHDDHGHGDHAHAHDGTDPHAWLNPDNAVTWTRAIAEALAQADPENAETYRVNAEGYVDTLSRLAAELAPLLTDLPGGYVTLHDAYQYLETRYDLPAEGSLSHADGTEAGPARIAALRDAIANHGVTCLFTEPQLSRRQADRLAHDLKLETGVLDPLGQGLTTGADLYPELMRNMAQALNDCLAG
- a CDS encoding glycerate kinase type-2 family protein, whose protein sequence is MQDDTRAFLTRLFDAAVTAADPVRALQGQLPDRPRGRTVVIGAGKGAAQLAAAFEEAWDGPLSGVVVTRYGYAVPCRQLQVIEAAHPVPDAAGQAATRQVLEAVQGLGPDDLVVALITGGGSALLAAPPAGLTLEDEIALNRALLASGAPIGAMNALRKQVSAVKGGRLAAAAHPARVVTLVVSDVPGDDPAEVASGPTVPGPADRATARAVLRDWRISLPEAVQRHLDQAPEDAPRPGDPAFARDEVRVIASAARSLEAAAALAEAEGIPARILSDAMEGEARDVARVHAAIAREIAGRDRPFAKPVLLLSGGETTVTLRGQGGRGGRNSEFLLAFAAEIEGQAGIAALAADTDGIDGSEDNAGAFADGATVAGMRAAGVDPAEALSRNDAWSAFDAVGGLFVPGPTGTNVNDFRAILIR
- a CDS encoding LysE family translocator; amino-acid sequence: MSVEFLLTSVVVVLLPGTGVIYTLAIGLERGFRASIAAALGCTLGSLPAALASIVGLAALLHTSALAFQVIKALGVAYLFYMAWKTLRDDTAIDLSASGERSGYLRIAATGALLNVLNPKLSLFFLAFLPQFVSATAANAAAALVGLAIVFMAMTFAVFVLYGGCAAYARDYVIRRPRVVTWIRRCFAGTFGVLGAKLAVTT
- a CDS encoding Lrp/AsnC family transcriptional regulator encodes the protein MAKMDQINRSILRELSRDGRVSNMDLADRVGLSPSACLRRVQELERTGVIKGYRAVLDPAAVGVGFVAYVTVGLNEHTKSAQEAFERAISTAPEVRECHNITGAVEYILRVEAADLAAYKAFHTDVLGTLPQVSAITSYVVMGSPRDDRA
- a CDS encoding TIGR02300 family protein; the encoded protein is MPKEEWGVKRVCPTTGKRFYDLNKNPVVSPYTGDIVEVASGKSRMIAADAEDAETKKANAKTAEPEDNDDDDVDVDLGDDVLDEDEDDDNVSLDDIADMSSNEDDS
- a CDS encoding LysE family translocator → MSAQILVALVAFAFVSSITPGPNNLMLMASGANFGFRRTIPHMLGIGLGFAFMIALVGLGLIHIFDAVPITHTILTVASVIYLLYLAWKIAHAAPPQAGRPDPSRRPMTFLQAAAFQWVNPKAWTMALTAIAVYAPDRSAWAILVVAAVFGLVNLPSVSTWTILGQQMRRLLTSPRRLTIFNWTMAGLLVASLYPVLLH
- a CDS encoding Fur family transcriptional regulator, with protein sequence MLSSAEAECKARGLQSTPVRRRTLEILLEAHAAMGAYDVLARLVADGLGSKPPVAYRAPGFLVDNGFAHRVERLNAFVACAVPGQTHDPVILICRGCGIVAETQARPLDTASGGFQVESTVVEAEGLCPACQDSAAC
- a CDS encoding GntR family transcriptional regulator; its protein translation is MLIQTRPDPSPSAHDRVYRGLRTRIMHGEIPPGQSLTLRGIGKDYGVSMTPAREAVRRLVAEGALSLSASGRVATPDLSNDRIEELAALRALIEVELASRALPRAHIALIDRLQAINTLISHMVEQQDGSGYIRANLEFHRTLYLRAQAPAMLAMAETVWLQLGPTMRKLYGRMRRREAPQYHRLIIAALKAGDEPGLRLAVRSDVTQGLRMLLT
- a CDS encoding acetyl-CoA carboxylase carboxyltransferase subunit alpha; its protein translation is MTNYLDFERPLAEIEGKAEELRAMARQNEEMDIEQEAAALDAKARTMLGDLYGDLTAWRKCQVARHPDRPHCRDYISALFTEYTPLAGDRNFADDHAVMGGLARLGDQPVMVIGQEKGNDTKSRIEHNFGMARPEGYRKAIRLMELADKFGLPVVTLVDTPGAYPGKGAEERGQSEAIARSTETCLAIGVPLISVIVGEGGSGGAVAFASANRVAMLEHSVYSVITPEGCASILWKDAEKMREAAEAMRVTAQDLHQLKVIDRIIPEPMGGAHRDRDATIAAVGKAITAMLAELSGKSGKSLIKDRRQKFLDMGTKGLAA
- a CDS encoding ATP-binding cassette domain-containing protein, translating into MLIEARGVSAGYAGGGGTVLRGVDFGISAGEIVTIVGPNGSGKSTLVKGMVGALKPQVGQVRRRPGRCIGYVPQKLHLDSSLPMSVARFLSLPRRRSAERIATATPERMAGIAALVGLASALGGLALSWHLDSPAGPTIIVAAAGFYALTRLRG
- a CDS encoding VOC family protein, encoding MRKLQVQGLHHITLMGADRQTSIDFWEGVLGMPFVFEQPNLDNPEEGHLYFDPGDGRLITIFTNEGRRPDPARSPTDPGCVHHIAFSLSQSTYAQCKARLDARGIPHSGEKDRGFMNSIYFKDPLGMLIELAAYRFEPPTGTTHTDVLMEAHRVRLEAGDKAIADIHVADAIERLCHARPSLSDDRGVKDPY
- a CDS encoding M48 family metallopeptidase: MGEVTLPGNPPLGINLRHSARARRMTLRVSALDGRITLTLPRGASAAQGLAFAREKEPWLRRHSAGVAEVAPVVAGLLLPVEGQPRLIVPTQGRRLRLLPDRLEVPGPSDRLPARLAAWLKTMARDRLAAAADRHAARLGRPYTRLTLRDTRSRWGSCTMDGRLMFSWRLIMAPPEVLDYVAAHEVAHLAEMNHSPAFWAHVTALYGDWQPQRLWLRQHGTGLHRYRFEA